One window of the Rhipicephalus sanguineus isolate Rsan-2018 chromosome 2, BIME_Rsan_1.4, whole genome shotgun sequence genome contains the following:
- the LOC119381716 gene encoding uncharacterized protein LOC119381716 — translation MHRHQRAEVPGVLRLRAQPVLALPGRLALLPRRRQPLRDEGRLQARLYLARLPEAPLQGGSLRFLLGARRPGVQRVVQQRPVPPHKVHPLPPGGQQVPQPRGVPAVLLQELLSNSEHCLAPPREGQCLSADLRYRFYFDNSTNQCLVHRGVCLKGRNRYRTLETCAEHFPLKSEDRLRCARTP, via the exons ATGCACCGACATCAACGAGCAGAAGTTCCTGGCGTACTTCGACTACGAGCTCAACCTGTGCTCGCGCTTCCTGGGCGACTTGCGCTACTGCCTCGTCGGCGACAACCGCTTCGAGACGAGGGACGACTGCAGGCGCGCTTGTATCTCGCCCG CCTTCCAGAAGCACCGCTGCAGGGAGGTTCGCTTCGGTTTCTGCTTGGGGCCCGCCGACCGGGTGTACAACGTGTTGTTCAGCAACGGCCAGTGCCGCCTCACAAAGTCCATCCTCTGCCTCCAGGGGGACAACAAGTTCCTCAACCTCGAGGAGTGCCAGCAGTTCTGCTGCAAGAACTGTTAA GCAACAGTGAGCACTGCTTGGCGCCGCCGCGGGAAGGCCAGTGCCTGTCGGCGGACCTCCGCTACCGGTTCTACTTCGACAACAGCACCAACCAGTGCCTGGTGCACCGCGGTGTCTGTCTCAAGGGTCGGAACCGGTACCGGACACTCGAGACCTGCGCCGAACACTTCCCTCTCAAGA